From the genome of Miscanthus floridulus cultivar M001 chromosome 10, ASM1932011v1, whole genome shotgun sequence, one region includes:
- the LOC136487010 gene encoding SEC12-like protein 2 encodes MATRGGGSQSYGFPIYCAAWLPLAHILKPDPPAAEADADASSSSTSPSSPSPPMAVLGGGGGEGRSGVPNKLVVAALAAGEEAAPAALSPETVLEVKTREEVPYRMTVHPRGDGVFCAFPNGCRLYRWESQEGEGPQNLALEPDQEALAALKDVGLQLAVSFSREGSILAIGGEDGHLRVFKWPAMGSVLTETDTKTSIKDLTISSDDKFLAVNRSSGPCRVWDLKSSEVVASLPREAGEIFGFCRFCNKTDNSHVLFITAMQGDYGKIVSWNTTSWTRIGSKKITREAISASAVSPNGALLAIGTIEGSIIILSSKDMRTLVTVKKAHLGIVTTLAFSQDSRTLLSTSFDSSARVTSVGSPKSNGTSIWPMLLVIILAILVYYCMQHKEDILAMLPR; translated from the exons ATGGCGACTCGCGGCGGCGGTAGCCAGTCCTACGGCTTCCCGATCTACTGCGCCGCCTGGCTCCCGCTCGCCCACATCCTCAAGCCCGACCCTCCCGCCGCCGAGGCGGACGCggatgcctcctcctcctccacctccccctcctctccctcgccTCCGATGGCTGTGctcgggggcggcggcggggagggccGGAGCGGCGTGCCGAACAAGCTCGTGGTGGCGGCCCTCGCCGCCGGGGAAGAGGCCGCGCCGGCCGCCCTCTCCCCCGAGACG GTGCTTGAGGTGAAGACCCGAGAGGAAGTACCGTACAGAATGACCGTCCACCCGCGCGGCGACGGCGTCTTCTGCGCCTTCCCCAACGGCTGCAG GTTGTATCGATGGGAATCACAGGAAGGAGAGGGACCACAGAACCTGGCTTTAGAGCCAGACCAGGAAGCTTTAGCGGCGCTGAAAGATGTTGGTTTGCAGTTGGCTGTATCCTTCAGTAGAGAAGGTTCAATACTTGCCATTGGTGGTGAG GATGGCCATTTAAGAGTCTTCAAGTGGCCTGCTATGGGGTCTGTTCTCACAGAAACTGATACTAAAACATCTATTAAGGATCTTACCATCAG TTCCGACGATAAGTTTCTTGCTGTGAATAGGAGCAGTGGCCCATGTAGAGTGTGGGATTTGAAGTCATCTGAAGTTGTCGCTAGTCTGCCAAGAGAAGCA GGGGAAATATTTGGATTCTGCAGATTCTGTAATAAGACTGACAACAGTCACGTCCTATTTATAACAGCGATGCAAG GTGATTATGGAAAAATAGTATCTTGGAATACTACCTCATGGACAAGAATCGGATCAAAGAAAATAACTCGTGAGGCAATTTCAGCTTCTGCTGTGTCACCCAATGGCGCTCTTCTTGCAAT TGGAACAATTGAAGGAAGCATCATCATACTCAGCTCAAAAGACATGCGGACACTTGTAACAGTTAAAAAGGCTCATCTTGGTATTGTTACTACACTGGCCTTCTCCCAGGATTCAAG AACATTGCTGTCAACTTCCTTTGACTCTTCTGCAAGGGTGACATCTGTTGGGTCCCCCAAGAGTAATG GAACAAGCATATGGCCCATGCTACTAGTTATTATTCTTGCAATTTTGGTGTACTACTGTATGCAGCACAAAGAAGACATTTTGGCAATGTTGCCGCGTTGA